AAAAAACTCCGTAATTTTAAATTCATCAAATAAATATATTAATTCATCATTTTCTAACGCATTAAATCCTAATTCATAGTTTTTTCCACTACTTATATGCAAAGGAGTCAAAACTTCTATTTTTAACATTATTCATCCTTTAATTTAAAAGGAATTACTATACTATACCCTTGAAAAAAGCTTTTTTTATCTTCACTTTGATTATTAGTAATAGCTTTCCCTATAAATTTAATTTTTTTATTTGATTTTATTACCGCTCCACTATCTGCTAATAACACAGGTTTTTTAAATGGATTTTTAAATGCTCTATCTAAACCATATTTTCCAAATCTAACAAAAGGTAAGTAATAACTTTCATATCCATCTATAATAGCAGGAGATAAAGTTAAATAATAATTGCTTTTAATATCTTCAATAAAATCATTTTCTAATACTTCAACTTCAAACTTTCCTTTTCCTATACTTACATCTTTTCCTATACCGTATTTTCCTAACTTTTTTACTAATTCTATTACTTTATCTTTTATATTTTTATCAACTAAACAAAACATCCATAAGTTTCTATTAACACTTATTTCTTCATTACTATAAGGACTAAAACCTTCATCATCAGTAGAAAAACTCAATCTATTAATTGAATTTCTAACAACTATTTGCTTATGTTTAAAATTTACATCTTCTACTTTACATAAATTACCATATTGCAAATCTTTAATATTAATCCAATTCTTTTTTTTGAGCTTTTTTTTATCTTCTTCATTTACACAATGTTTAAAAAATCTAAATGGTAATGTAGGTTTATATACATATTTAAATGGCATCATATCTGATACTATTAAATTTACTTTTTCTAAGTAATTA
This Caminibacter mediatlanticus TB-2 DNA region includes the following protein-coding sequences:
- the csm4 gene encoding type III-A CRISPR-associated RAMP protein Csm4, translating into MELLVFKIKPLTPFCFDLRGDSIFSHIVAYDYLEGGNLFDNYLEKVNLIVSDMMPFKYVYKPTLPFRFFKHCVNEEDKKKLKKKNWINIKDLQYGNLCKVEDVNFKHKQIVVRNSINRLSFSTDDEGFSPYSNEEISVNRNLWMFCLVDKNIKDKVIELVKKLGKYGIGKDVSIGKGKFEVEVLENDFIEDIKSNYYLTLSPAIIDGYESYYLPFVRFGKYGLDRAFKNPFKKPVLLADSGAVIKSNKKIKFIGKAITNNQSEDKKSFFQGYSIVIPFKLKDE